A section of the Rhizomicrobium sp. genome encodes:
- the gyrA gene encoding DNA gyrase subunit A: MSDTVPPSGAQPGGSNISPIAIEDELKRSYLDYAMSVIVQRALPDVRDGLKPVHRRILYSMHENGRDWNKPYRKSALIVGDVMGKYHPHGDQSIYDALVRMAQDFSMRVPLIDGQGNFGSVDGDSPAQMRYTEVRRAKIAHQLTEDIDQDTVEWKDNYDSSEKEPVVLPARFPNILVNGAGGIAVGMATNIPPHNLGEVIEACLKYLDDPSIGLEELTEIVPGPDFPTGALLIGKQNARAALARGRGSLLMRARCHIEELRKDREAIIVTELPYQVNKARLQEKIGELVRDKRVEGVSDIRDESDRHGMRVVIELKRDASSDVVLNQLYRFSELQTTFGVNMLALNGGRPELMNLKAMIGAFTTFREEVVTRRTRFELGKARDRGHTLVGLAIAVANIDEVISLIRAAADAATAREQLMARDWPARDVEPLIKLIADPRHLIREDGTIRLSEEQARAILDIRLQRLTALGRDELGEEVKKLAEAIADYLDILRSRPRVLEIVRNELKAIRDEFATPRKTELVDADVEVEDEALIEREDVAVTVTHGGYIKRTPLDEYRVQGRGGKGRSGMATREEDFVTSLFVANSHAWLVFFSSTGMAYKLKVWRLPEARIQGKGKAMVNLLPLAEGERITTILPLPEDETQWDKLNIVFATKSGDVRRNELSDFASINRNGKIAMKLEPGDGIVGVQTCTDGDDVLLTTHNGKCIRFGMSDLRVFASRASTGVRGIRLAPGDEVVSLALLRHTDITPAEASAYLKQSRAARRAALGDDGDTDAPIDDAEDGEESKEEIALTTERYSELGAREQFVLAVSESGFGKRTSSYEYRVMGRGAQGIWAMKKNTAIVAGFPVDESDDLMLISNQGQTIRVPVSSISVQGRGSGGVTVFRVDEGERVVSVERIEDVSGEGGE, encoded by the coding sequence TTGAGCGATACAGTCCCGCCAAGCGGCGCGCAGCCGGGCGGCTCCAACATCAGCCCCATCGCGATCGAAGACGAGCTGAAACGCTCCTATCTCGACTATGCGATGAGCGTCATCGTGCAGCGCGCGCTGCCCGATGTGCGCGACGGGCTGAAACCCGTGCATCGCCGGATCCTCTATTCGATGCACGAGAACGGCCGCGACTGGAACAAGCCCTATCGCAAGTCGGCGCTGATCGTCGGCGACGTGATGGGCAAATACCATCCGCACGGCGACCAGTCGATCTACGACGCGCTGGTCCGCATGGCGCAGGACTTTTCGATGCGTGTCCCGCTGATCGACGGACAGGGCAATTTCGGCTCGGTCGACGGCGATTCGCCGGCGCAGATGCGCTATACCGAGGTGCGCCGCGCCAAGATCGCGCACCAGCTCACCGAGGACATCGACCAGGATACGGTCGAATGGAAGGACAATTACGACTCCTCCGAAAAGGAGCCGGTCGTCCTTCCCGCGCGCTTTCCCAACATCCTCGTCAACGGCGCCGGCGGCATCGCGGTCGGCATGGCGACCAATATCCCGCCGCACAATCTGGGCGAGGTGATCGAGGCCTGCCTCAAATACCTCGACGATCCGTCGATCGGCCTCGAGGAGCTGACCGAAATCGTGCCGGGTCCCGATTTCCCGACCGGCGCGCTCCTCATCGGCAAGCAGAATGCGCGCGCGGCCCTCGCGCGCGGCCGCGGCTCGCTGCTGATGCGGGCACGCTGCCATATCGAGGAACTGCGCAAGGATCGCGAGGCGATCATCGTCACCGAGCTGCCCTACCAGGTGAACAAGGCACGGCTTCAGGAGAAGATCGGCGAACTGGTGCGCGACAAGCGCGTCGAAGGCGTCTCCGACATCCGCGACGAGAGCGACCGCCACGGCATGCGCGTGGTGATCGAGCTCAAGCGCGACGCGTCGTCGGACGTCGTCCTGAACCAGCTCTACCGCTTCTCCGAACTGCAGACGACCTTCGGCGTGAACATGCTGGCGCTGAACGGCGGCCGTCCGGAGCTGATGAACCTCAAGGCAATGATCGGCGCCTTTACGACCTTCCGCGAGGAAGTGGTGACGCGGCGAACGCGCTTCGAGCTCGGCAAGGCGCGCGACCGCGGCCATACGCTGGTCGGCCTCGCTATCGCCGTCGCCAATATAGACGAGGTCATCTCACTGATACGCGCCGCGGCGGACGCCGCGACGGCGCGCGAGCAGTTAATGGCCCGCGACTGGCCGGCCCGCGACGTCGAGCCCCTGATCAAGCTCATCGCCGACCCGCGCCATCTGATCCGCGAGGACGGCACGATCCGCCTATCGGAGGAGCAGGCCCGCGCCATCCTCGATATCCGGCTGCAGCGCCTGACGGCGCTCGGCCGCGACGAATTGGGCGAGGAGGTCAAGAAGCTCGCCGAAGCGATCGCCGACTATCTCGACATCCTGCGTTCGCGCCCGCGCGTGCTGGAGATCGTACGCAACGAATTGAAGGCGATCCGCGACGAATTCGCCACGCCGCGAAAGACAGAACTGGTCGATGCCGATGTCGAGGTGGAAGACGAAGCGCTGATCGAGCGCGAGGATGTCGCGGTCACTGTCACCCATGGCGGCTACATCAAGCGCACGCCGCTCGACGAGTACCGCGTACAGGGCCGCGGCGGCAAAGGCCGCTCCGGCATGGCGACGCGGGAGGAGGACTTCGTCACTTCCCTGTTCGTCGCCAACAGCCATGCCTGGCTGGTATTCTTCTCCTCCACCGGCATGGCCTATAAACTGAAGGTCTGGCGCCTGCCGGAGGCCCGCATCCAGGGCAAGGGCAAGGCGATGGTGAACCTCCTGCCGCTGGCCGAAGGCGAACGCATCACCACCATCTTGCCGCTGCCGGAAGACGAGACGCAGTGGGACAAGCTCAATATCGTGTTCGCGACCAAGTCCGGCGACGTGCGGCGCAACGAGCTGTCGGATTTCGCCAGCATCAACCGCAACGGCAAGATCGCGATGAAGCTCGAACCCGGCGACGGCATCGTCGGCGTTCAGACCTGCACCGACGGCGACGATGTGCTGCTGACCACGCACAACGGCAAATGCATCCGCTTCGGCATGTCGGACCTGCGCGTCTTCGCCAGCCGCGCCTCGACGGGCGTCCGCGGCATCAGGCTGGCGCCGGGTGACGAGGTCGTGAGCCTGGCGCTGCTCCGGCATACCGACATCACGCCAGCCGAGGCCAGCGCCTATCTGAAGCAGTCGCGCGCCGCGCGGCGGGCCGCGCTGGGAGACGACGGCGACACCGACGCCCCGATCGACGATGCCGAGGACGGCGAGGAGAGCAAGGAAGAGATCGCACTCACGACGGAACGCTATTCCGAACTCGGCGCGCGCGAGCAATTCGTCCTGGCGGTGTCGGAGAGCGGATTCGGCAAGCGCACCAGTTCCTATGAGTACCGCGTGATGGGTCGCGGCGCGCAGGGCATCTGGGCGATGAAAAAGAACACCGCGATCGTCGCCGGTTTCCCGGTCGATGAGAGCGACGATCTGATGCTGATCTCCAACCAGGGCCAGACGATCCGCGTGCCGGTGTCGTCGATCAGCGTCCAGGGCAGGGGATCGGGCGGCGTCACCGTGTTCCGCGTGGACGAGGGCGAGCGCGTTGTCTCGGTCGAACGGATCGAGGACGTCTCGGGCGAAGGGGGCGAGTGA
- the coaD gene encoding pantetheine-phosphate adenylyltransferase has protein sequence MSELIRKPRVGLYPGTFDTVTLGHRDIAKRALKLVDRLVIGLGTGAGKKPLFSLEERIEMWRFEAKDLTEDGAVIDVIPLADKLQVELAREVGAAIIVRGLRAVSDFEYEFQMAAMNQRLAPDIETVFLMADPRNQAIASRLVKEIAMLGGDVRAFTSPHVSDLLVKRCKEQAKN, from the coding sequence GTGAGCGAGTTGATCAGAAAGCCGCGCGTGGGTCTCTATCCGGGGACCTTCGATACCGTCACGCTTGGCCATCGCGACATCGCCAAGCGGGCGCTGAAGCTCGTCGACCGGCTGGTGATCGGCCTCGGCACGGGCGCGGGCAAGAAGCCCTTGTTCTCGCTCGAAGAGCGTATCGAGATGTGGCGCTTCGAGGCGAAGGATCTTACCGAGGACGGCGCCGTGATCGACGTCATCCCGCTTGCCGACAAGCTCCAGGTCGAACTGGCCCGCGAAGTGGGGGCGGCGATCATCGTGCGCGGCTTGCGCGCCGTGTCGGACTTCGAATACGAATTCCAGATGGCGGCGATGAACCAGCGCCTGGCGCCGGACATCGAGACCGTCTTTCTCATGGCGGACCCGCGCAACCAGGCGATCGCCTCGCGGCTGGTCAAGGAAATCGCCATGCTCGGCGGCGACGTGCGGGCCTTCACCAGCCCGCATGTGTCCGATCTTCTCGTGAAACGATGCAAGGAACAGGCAAAAAACTGA
- a CDS encoding peptidylprolyl isomerase → MARDKENTLIMELKTGPVVIALRPDLAPGHVARIKELTRKGFYDGVVFHRVIPDFMAQTGDPTGTGSGGSDLPDLKAEFSNEKHKRGTVSAARTNNPNSANSQFFVCFADAPWLDRQYSIWGEVVEGMEHVDSIKKGGDHNNGQISGTPDKIVKMRVEADD, encoded by the coding sequence ATGGCCCGCGACAAGGAAAATACCCTGATCATGGAATTGAAGACCGGCCCGGTCGTGATCGCGCTGCGGCCCGATCTTGCCCCCGGTCATGTGGCGCGCATCAAGGAATTGACGCGCAAGGGCTTCTATGACGGCGTCGTCTTCCATCGCGTCATTCCGGACTTCATGGCGCAGACCGGCGATCCGACCGGCACCGGCTCCGGCGGCTCCGACCTGCCCGACCTGAAGGCGGAATTCTCGAATGAGAAGCACAAGCGCGGCACGGTCTCCGCCGCGCGCACCAACAATCCCAACAGCGCCAACAGCCAGTTCTTCGTCTGCTTCGCCGATGCGCCATGGCTCGACCGCCAGTATTCGATCTGGGGCGAGGTCGTCGAAGGCATGGAGCACGTCGACTCCATCAAGAAGGGCGGCGATCACAACAACGGGCAGATCAGCGGCACGCCCGATAAGATCGTGAAGATGCGCGTCGAAGCGGACGATTGA
- a CDS encoding DegT/DnrJ/EryC1/StrS family aminotransferase, protein MTAPIPFIDLQAQRRRLGEPLNRAIQAAVEGGQWILGPQVADLERRLAAFAGVKHCITCANGTDALLLVLRAWNIGPGDAVFVPAFTFAASGEVVALAGATPVFVDVLEDTYNMDPASLADAIALVRRQGNLNARAVMPVDLFGQPADYRALEPIVRRAGLKMLCDTAQGFGGRLDGRVTGSIGDAAATSFFPAKPLGCFGDGGAIFTEDDALKDLLLSLRMHGQGADRYENVRIGMNSRLDTIQAAILIEKLGIFADEIEKRDAIAARYSNRLGASNRIRVPRPIDGALSTWAQYTIQVPNRDELQTELKAKGIPTAVYYPIPLSHQKGYAAYPSVPIPVSECIAKTVVSLPMHPYLDAATQDRVIDAVLAAVA, encoded by the coding sequence ATGACCGCTCCCATTCCGTTCATCGATCTTCAGGCCCAGCGTCGCCGGCTCGGCGAGCCGTTGAACCGGGCCATCCAGGCGGCGGTGGAGGGCGGTCAATGGATATTGGGTCCGCAGGTCGCGGATCTCGAACGGCGCCTCGCGGCATTCGCCGGCGTGAAGCACTGCATCACATGCGCCAACGGCACCGACGCGCTGCTGCTGGTCTTGCGCGCCTGGAACATCGGTCCCGGCGACGCGGTCTTCGTGCCCGCCTTCACCTTTGCCGCGTCCGGCGAGGTCGTCGCCCTGGCCGGCGCCACGCCCGTCTTCGTGGACGTGCTCGAGGATACCTACAACATGGATCCCGCGAGCCTGGCGGACGCCATCGCACTCGTGCGCCGGCAGGGAAATCTGAACGCCCGGGCGGTGATGCCCGTCGACCTGTTCGGGCAGCCGGCGGATTACCGAGCGCTCGAGCCGATCGTGCGCCGCGCCGGACTGAAGATGCTGTGCGACACCGCGCAGGGCTTCGGCGGCCGTCTCGACGGTCGGGTGACCGGTTCGATCGGCGACGCGGCGGCGACGAGCTTCTTTCCGGCCAAGCCGCTGGGCTGCTTCGGCGACGGCGGCGCGATCTTCACCGAGGACGACGCGCTTAAGGACTTGCTTCTGTCCCTGCGCATGCACGGGCAGGGCGCGGATCGGTATGAAAATGTCCGCATCGGGATGAACTCGCGGCTGGACACGATCCAGGCGGCCATCCTGATCGAGAAACTCGGCATATTCGCCGACGAGATCGAAAAGCGCGACGCGATCGCGGCCCGCTACAGCAACAGGCTGGGCGCATCCAATCGCATTCGCGTGCCGCGCCCGATCGACGGTGCGCTGTCGACCTGGGCGCAATACACGATCCAGGTTCCGAACCGCGATGAATTGCAGACGGAATTGAAGGCGAAAGGCATTCCGACCGCCGTCTATTACCCGATACCGCTGTCGCACCAGAAGGGCTACGCGGCCTATCCGTCGGTGCCGATTCCGGTCAGCGAGTGCATCGCCAAGACGGTGGTGAGCCTGCCCATGCATCCCTACCTGGATGCCGCAACGCAGGATCGCGTGATCGACGCCGTTCTCGCCGCCGTGGCCTGA
- a CDS encoding exopolysaccharide biosynthesis polyprenyl glycosylphosphotransferase, giving the protein MNEGTTATNSSAVRYGIATKTSRRNFRYWFAIAVLLFADIAALGSAELLFRTGRDVPSIAFYGNGQAAAPIDLFYILAGLFLIVRLLSGDYGKRQSFWDGARATTVSLIVASIPDILVLVAGWNRYAALWPIGCWIYLLFAIPSFRQLARFALSKAGIWQIPTALVAKGNIALDLYPALSSTLALGFDIQWLVLEQYDYEVPESLSHLKVAYLPDPEDVALKMGASGCVQAVIATDDIQAPAVSDMIQRLMEANMGVAFVPSLRRLPLAGMTSGYFLGRNILLFQMRDNLRALRHRFAKRAFDIVGSIGFLIMFSPLFLVIAIAIKRNDGGSVFYSQRRTGRRGKQFQCMKFRTMEQDADERLERWRKEKPELYSEFLLSYKLKDDPRITGPGRWLRKTSLDELPQLINVLRGEMSLVGPRPIPEQQLREQYGVAAELYVRVRPGLTGLWQVSGRNETTLAERVTLDEWYILNWTFWNDIVILIQTAWIVFSGHGAY; this is encoded by the coding sequence ATGAACGAGGGGACGACGGCTACCAATTCCAGCGCGGTGCGGTATGGCATCGCCACGAAGACGTCTCGGCGCAACTTTCGCTACTGGTTCGCGATCGCGGTGCTGTTGTTCGCCGACATCGCCGCTCTGGGCAGCGCGGAGCTGCTCTTCCGGACCGGGCGCGACGTGCCTTCGATCGCGTTTTACGGCAACGGTCAGGCCGCCGCGCCGATCGACCTGTTTTATATCCTTGCCGGCTTGTTTTTGATCGTCCGGCTCCTCAGCGGCGACTACGGCAAGCGGCAATCCTTCTGGGACGGTGCCCGCGCCACCACGGTATCCCTGATTGTCGCCTCCATCCCCGATATTTTGGTCCTCGTGGCGGGGTGGAACCGCTACGCCGCGCTCTGGCCGATCGGCTGCTGGATCTACCTCCTGTTCGCCATTCCCAGCTTCAGGCAGTTGGCGCGCTTTGCCTTGAGCAAAGCCGGCATCTGGCAGATCCCGACGGCCCTTGTCGCGAAGGGAAACATCGCCCTCGACCTCTATCCGGCGTTGAGCAGCACGCTCGCTCTCGGGTTCGACATACAATGGCTGGTGCTGGAGCAATACGACTACGAGGTTCCCGAGTCGCTCTCGCACCTCAAGGTGGCCTATCTGCCCGATCCCGAAGACGTTGCCTTGAAGATGGGGGCCAGCGGCTGCGTCCAGGCCGTCATTGCCACGGACGACATCCAGGCACCGGCCGTCTCGGACATGATCCAGCGCCTGATGGAGGCCAATATGGGCGTGGCCTTCGTGCCCTCGCTCAGGCGCCTGCCTCTGGCGGGCATGACGTCTGGCTATTTTCTGGGCCGCAACATCCTGCTGTTTCAAATGCGGGACAATTTGCGCGCGCTGCGTCATCGCTTCGCCAAGCGTGCCTTCGACATCGTGGGCTCGATCGGCTTTCTGATCATGTTTTCTCCTCTGTTCCTGGTTATCGCGATCGCGATCAAGCGGAACGACGGGGGGTCGGTGTTCTATTCGCAGCGCCGCACCGGGCGGCGCGGAAAGCAGTTCCAGTGCATGAAGTTCCGCACCATGGAACAGGACGCCGACGAGCGGCTTGAGCGCTGGCGCAAGGAGAAACCGGAGCTCTATTCGGAGTTCCTGCTGTCGTACAAATTGAAGGACGATCCCAGGATCACCGGCCCCGGCCGCTGGCTTCGCAAGACGAGCCTCGACGAACTGCCGCAGCTCATCAACGTCCTTCGCGGCGAAATGAGCCTTGTAGGCCCGCGTCCAATCCCCGAGCAGCAACTGCGCGAGCAATACGGCGTCGCCGCCGAACTCTATGTCCGCGTCAGGCCTGGTCTGACGGGGCTCTGGCAGGTCAGCGGCCGAAACGAAACGACCCTGGCCGAGCGTGTCACGCTCGACGAGTGGTACATCCTGAATTGGACGTTCTGGAATGACATCGTCATTCTCATCCAGACGGCCTGGATCGTCTTTTCAGGCCACGGCGCCTATTAG
- a CDS encoding dTDP-glucose 4,6-dehydratase, producing the protein MRKILITGGSGFIGSHFTERMCEAFPDAHVVVLDKMTYAADVNYLLPLLSSNRIQLVVGDVCDYDLCRNALEGCDLVVHAAAESHVDRSFHTSIRFTEANTLGTHTIMEACRDAKVPRIIHVSTDEVYGEVLEQECDETGAMNPTNPYSASKAAAEMIVNGYRHSFKLPVIIVRANNVFGIRQYPEKLIPRAIMSLIQGNKIPLHGSGKNVRHYLAARDFANALALLAERGVINEIYNVGSPDEYANVDVVRFICEEFGAKFDDAVQYVNDRPFNDRRYAISWEKIGKLGWRPQLSLRQELPHIVSWYKQNAVRIIQRMNETAFADGH; encoded by the coding sequence ATGCGTAAAATTCTGATCACCGGTGGGAGCGGATTCATCGGCTCCCATTTCACCGAACGCATGTGCGAGGCATTTCCCGACGCGCACGTCGTCGTGCTGGACAAGATGACCTATGCGGCCGACGTGAACTATCTGCTGCCCCTGCTTTCATCAAATCGAATCCAGCTCGTCGTCGGCGACGTCTGCGACTACGACCTCTGCCGCAACGCGCTTGAGGGATGCGATCTCGTCGTCCATGCGGCCGCAGAAAGTCATGTCGACCGCTCCTTTCACACCTCCATTCGTTTCACCGAGGCCAATACGCTCGGCACGCACACGATCATGGAAGCGTGCCGCGACGCCAAGGTTCCGCGCATCATTCATGTGAGCACCGACGAGGTCTATGGAGAGGTTCTCGAGCAGGAATGCGACGAGACGGGCGCCATGAACCCGACAAATCCCTATTCGGCGTCGAAGGCGGCGGCCGAAATGATCGTCAACGGATACCGGCACTCGTTCAAGCTGCCGGTGATCATCGTTCGCGCCAACAATGTGTTTGGCATCCGGCAGTATCCCGAAAAGCTCATCCCGCGCGCCATCATGTCGCTCATCCAGGGAAACAAGATTCCGTTGCACGGCAGCGGCAAGAACGTCCGCCACTATCTGGCGGCGCGGGATTTCGCCAATGCACTAGCCTTGCTTGCCGAACGCGGCGTGATCAACGAAATCTACAATGTCGGTTCGCCGGACGAATACGCGAATGTCGATGTCGTCCGGTTCATCTGCGAGGAGTTCGGCGCGAAATTCGACGATGCCGTACAGTACGTGAACGACAGGCCGTTCAACGACCGTCGCTATGCAATATCGTGGGAAAAAATCGGCAAGCTGGGATGGCGTCCGCAGCTGAGCCTGCGCCAGGAGCTGCCGCACATCGTAAGCTGGTATAAGCAGAACGCCGTTCGCATCATACAGCGCATGAACGAAACAGCCTTCGCGGATGGACATTAG
- a CDS encoding NAD(P)-dependent oxidoreductase, which yields MRLVLVGRTSFLAGYVSQAAASEGVETLWLGRSEDMSAHLRPGDRVVNFAISPGYQSGPYSEDADCDLSVARQAVRCGARVVMLSTRRVYPAEARWNAREDALATGDETHYGRNKARTEQAVRALAPDAAIFRLANIFGPEYRPGSGRGTFFGRMLRTLKEENVIRFDMHPDTRRDFLPAEVFASALVRALRADATGVLNLGSGVGTPCGLLADWLREGFGGGDLLVDVPEIRDEFYLNAEAWNGLFGSLLVAGQLRKYCFDLGQNLQCVKF from the coding sequence ATGCGGCTGGTTCTGGTCGGTCGGACGAGCTTCCTCGCGGGTTACGTCTCCCAGGCAGCAGCTTCCGAAGGCGTGGAGACACTGTGGCTCGGCCGCAGCGAGGATATGTCGGCCCATCTGCGGCCGGGCGACCGCGTCGTGAATTTCGCGATAAGTCCGGGCTATCAGAGCGGCCCCTATAGCGAGGACGCGGATTGCGATCTCTCCGTCGCAAGACAGGCCGTCCGGTGCGGCGCACGGGTGGTCATGCTCAGCACCCGGCGCGTCTACCCCGCCGAAGCGCGCTGGAACGCGCGCGAGGACGCGCTCGCCACCGGAGACGAGACGCATTACGGCCGAAACAAGGCCCGGACCGAGCAGGCGGTGCGCGCACTGGCGCCGGACGCCGCCATCTTCCGGCTCGCCAACATCTTCGGTCCGGAGTATCGGCCCGGCAGCGGCCGCGGTACTTTCTTCGGACGGATGCTTCGTACACTGAAGGAAGAGAACGTCATCCGGTTCGACATGCACCCCGACACCCGGCGGGACTTTCTCCCCGCCGAGGTCTTTGCGTCCGCCCTGGTCCGCGCGCTGCGCGCCGACGCCACCGGCGTCCTTAATCTGGGTAGCGGCGTGGGTACGCCCTGCGGGCTGCTCGCCGACTGGCTCCGAGAGGGCTTCGGCGGAGGGGATCTCTTGGTTGACGTTCCCGAAATCCGCGATGAATTCTATTTGAATGCCGAGGCTTGGAACGGCCTCTTCGGGTCGCTATTAGTAGCCGGTCAACTTCGGAAATACTGCTTTGATTTGGGGCAAAATCTGCAATGCGTAAAATTCTGA
- a CDS encoding alginate lyase family protein, protein MQLGWYIRRLGRMSPAEVASRARDTALKAAWSRQWVRPGEPDRLPEPVTRQAFPHPLGAVADIDPAAKTALIAAAEGLLQGRWQAFAIARDDFRSPDWFLDPATQIRAPDALFAFKYPHRDPARVGNLKYVWEASRHQHLTVLAAAYFLTKDDRFAQRVASDLKDWWRRNPFLSGPHWLSGIELGLRLIAWVWCRRLLDGWPDAAALFEANPDFQIQLYRHQQYLHAFRSGHSSANNHVLAEAAGQLAAACAFPLFDRSETWRRTSAALLEREFALQTFPSGLNRELATEYHGFVLDLGLVAALECQAASHPLTDNFWLGLRNMMDALAAIVDAHNHPPRQGDADDGIGLLVDAPDFDHGSSLLHTGTRIFGPAGWWPTPGTKDARTGLMAALAHAPELAAPRPNPLAALAQDAGMAILRTGSGSDEIWCRCDSGPHGFLSTAAHAHADALSIELRAGGVEIFADAGTYCYHTDPPWRRYFRSTAAHNTIALAGKDQAAQSGPFMWSQHTVSRLLALDGLEGGNVAAWTAEHSGYAPLIHRRTVRLDRTARRLVIVDTISGGDAPGRLSFLLGPHVECRLRENTALLDWMAEGGARHATVELPAQLHWRVARGAEDPIEGWYSESFGRKQPTFQLIGEGMFHGGADVTTMIAFGETAA, encoded by the coding sequence ATGCAGCTCGGCTGGTATATCCGCCGCCTCGGCCGCATGTCGCCGGCAGAGGTCGCCAGCAGGGCGCGCGATACCGCTCTAAAGGCGGCTTGGTCCCGGCAATGGGTCCGGCCTGGCGAGCCCGACCGGCTTCCCGAGCCGGTGACGCGCCAGGCCTTCCCGCATCCGCTCGGCGCGGTGGCGGACATCGATCCCGCCGCGAAGACGGCGCTCATCGCAGCGGCCGAAGGGCTGCTGCAGGGCCGCTGGCAGGCTTTTGCGATCGCGCGCGACGATTTTCGATCCCCGGACTGGTTTCTCGATCCGGCGACGCAAATCCGCGCCCCCGACGCGCTGTTCGCGTTCAAATATCCGCACCGCGATCCCGCGCGGGTGGGAAATCTCAAATATGTCTGGGAGGCATCGCGCCACCAGCATCTGACCGTTCTCGCCGCCGCCTATTTCCTGACGAAGGACGATCGGTTCGCGCAACGCGTGGCGTCCGATCTGAAGGATTGGTGGCGCCGCAATCCGTTTCTCTCCGGCCCGCATTGGCTGAGCGGAATCGAGCTGGGCCTGCGGCTGATCGCGTGGGTGTGGTGCCGCCGGCTGCTGGACGGCTGGCCGGACGCGGCCGCGTTGTTCGAGGCCAATCCGGATTTTCAGATTCAGCTCTACCGTCATCAGCAATATCTTCACGCCTTTCGCAGCGGGCATTCGTCCGCCAACAACCATGTCCTCGCGGAAGCCGCCGGTCAGCTCGCCGCGGCGTGCGCCTTTCCGTTGTTCGACCGGTCCGAGACGTGGCGGCGAACGTCGGCGGCGCTGCTCGAGCGCGAATTCGCGCTTCAGACCTTTCCGTCAGGGCTGAACCGCGAACTGGCGACCGAATATCACGGCTTCGTCCTGGACCTCGGCCTTGTCGCGGCGCTGGAGTGTCAGGCCGCCTCTCATCCGCTCACCGACAATTTCTGGCTGGGCTTGCGCAATATGATGGATGCCTTGGCCGCCATCGTCGACGCCCACAATCATCCGCCGCGGCAGGGCGACGCCGACGACGGAATCGGACTGCTGGTCGACGCGCCGGACTTCGATCACGGCTCATCCCTGTTGCATACCGGCACCAGGATTTTCGGGCCTGCCGGCTGGTGGCCGACGCCGGGCACGAAAGACGCCCGTACCGGCTTGATGGCGGCCCTGGCGCACGCGCCCGAGCTTGCCGCGCCGCGACCGAACCCGCTCGCCGCGCTGGCGCAGGACGCGGGCATGGCGATCCTGCGAACCGGCAGCGGCAGCGACGAGATATGGTGCCGCTGCGACAGCGGCCCGCATGGCTTCCTGTCCACCGCGGCACACGCCCATGCCGATGCGCTGTCCATCGAATTGCGCGCGGGCGGCGTGGAGATATTCGCCGACGCCGGTACCTATTGCTATCACACCGACCCGCCCTGGCGGCGCTACTTCCGTTCGACCGCGGCCCACAACACGATCGCATTGGCCGGAAAGGATCAGGCGGCGCAGAGCGGACCTTTTATGTGGTCCCAGCACACCGTCAGCCGCCTGCTGGCTCTGGACGGCCTCGAAGGAGGAAATGTCGCGGCCTGGACGGCCGAACATTCCGGTTACGCGCCGCTGATTCATCGGCGTACCGTCCGTCTCGACCGGACCGCGCGGCGCCTTGTCATCGTCGATACGATTTCGGGCGGCGATGCGCCCGGGCGCTTGTCATTCCTTCTGGGACCGCACGTCGAATGCCGGCTGCGCGAAAACACCGCGCTGCTGGATTGGATGGCGGAAGGCGGCGCCCGACATGCAACCGTCGAGCTTCCGGCGCAATTGCATTGGCGCGTCGCAAGAGGCGCCGAAGACCCGATCGAAGGCTGGTATTCGGAAAGCTTCGGCCGGAAACAGCCGACATTTCAACTGATCGGCGAGGGTATGTTCCACGGCGGAGCCGACGTCACGACAATGATCGCCTTCGGCGAGACGGCAGCTTAG